CTAGGATTAGTGAATCCCCTTCCGTATGCATTCGCGTGAACAGATACGTAACAGTTTGCCGCAAATGAATTGGCTTTATTTGTTCTTTCTACTAATGGAATATCTTTTTCTCCCGTATGGTCATCAACTCGCAAAATCATGACATCTTGGTATTCTTTTAACTTTCTTATAGTCTTTTGGACAACTTTACTATTAAACTCCCATTCTCTCATAGTTCCGTCTGGTACTCGCTTTCCTGGCGTATGCATTCCGTGACCAGCATCTAGGACGATTTTAATCAATCAGATCTTCCCCTTTCATCTTTTTTAAAGTTCCAGATTATCTTTATATCCTCTACCAAGCGAAGGATTGTTCACTATTCCTCCCGCTACTAAAACAGCTAAGATAGCATCAACAATTTCTTGGTATCTTGCTGGTGCAATTAAATCATTGACAAAAAGACCGATGAGAGAGAATAAAGCAACCCATAATCCATAGTTTCTAAAACGATCCATATAACATTCCCCCGTTCATAACCAAACCAATGATGGCAATAACAATGGCCCCTATTACGATTCTTAGGAGCCAAGTCGTATTGGATTTAATAGAAGAAAGATCCGCTTTGATATCGGTGATGTTTGATTCGGCAACAGCAATACGTGTCTTTAAATCCGTAATATCATGTTCTAACTGTCTGATTCTTTCTTCCATATCATCACCTCTTTCCGTAAGAAAGCAAGGGATTCTAGTACGTTGAATCATGTAATAAAGTCCTTTGCTAGCTCCTTTAATGAGTCCTTTTAAAATTCGCCAAAAGAAAAAGCCCTATCTGGACTCATTTTGTTCTTCGTTATTTTCATTTTTTGATTCCATTACATGCTTTAGTTGGGCTTGAAGAATCGCATTTTCTTTCGTTAGTTCCGCCACACGGCTACTCATTACATTTAAAATTTCGTTTACGTCAATTTGTTGTTGTGTTTGTTCCATTTTGATCTTCTCCTTGTAGTTGGTTTTCTAAATCGATTACTTTATCGTTTAATTCTTGGATAGCTTTCCATAAATACGACACCATACTATAGTTACTGATCCCTGCTCCACTAGGACTTACAATGTCTACAGGTGCTTCGTCTAAGATTATTCCAAGGCGTGGCATTTCTTCATCTAAATCATTCAGTAAGTGGTAGTTATAAACAGGTGTGCTTGCAATGCTTTCTAGTACGCTATCTTCATAAGCTACTATATTTTTCTTCAAATCACGGCTAGATGTTTCCGTTAAATCGGAACAGTGTAAATCAGCATAACCATTATCACTACTGTTCCTTATCTGAACAGTGTTTGACGTTTTTAGGAATTTGATTACCGCCCTATTTGCCCCTTGTAAGGTAGAATGCCCGTTCCCATCAGAACTCGTTTTAAATCGAAACCAAAAACCTTTTTTACCTCCAATATTGAAGTCTGAATCACTATGAGTATTATCATTATAGACGGTCATTCTATATGGA
This portion of the Bacillus carboniphilus genome encodes:
- a CDS encoding holin, which codes for MDRFRNYGLWVALFSLIGLFVNDLIAPARYQEIVDAILAVLVAGGIVNNPSLGRGYKDNLEL
- a CDS encoding hemolysin XhlA family protein, producing the protein MEERIRQLEHDITDLKTRIAVAESNITDIKADLSSIKSNTTWLLRIVIGAIVIAIIGLVMNGGMLYGSF